CTCCCGGCCCTCTCCTGGGAGTTCCTTACCCAGGCGCCCCGCGACCTCGGACGTGCAGGAGGGATCTTCCCGGCGATCGTCGGGACACTCTATCTCGTCGGCGGCGCGATCCTCTTTGCTCTCCCGATCGGGATCGGGGCGGCGATCTATCTCACCGAGTACACCCGCGGCGGCCGCGTCACCGCGACCATCAGGAGCGGGGTCGACCTCCTGAACGGCATGCCTTCGATCGTCTTCGGCCTCTTCGGCTTCGCATTCCTCGTCCTCTTCCTCAACCTCGGTGTCTCCCTCCTCGCGGGCATGATCACCCTCGGGCTCATGATCCTGCCGACGGTCATCAGGACGACAGAGGAGGCCCTGAAGACCGTCCCGATGGCGATACGGGAAGGAAGCCTCGCACTCGGCGCCACACGCTGGCAGACCATCAGGCAGGTCATCCTGCCGCCGGCCCTCCCCGGCATCCTCACCGGCACGATCCTCTCGATCGGGCGGGCCGCCGGCGAGACGGCGCCGATCCTCTTCACGGCCGCCGTCTTCTCGAAACGCTTCCTGCCGACATCGGTCTTCGAACCGGTGATGGCCCTCCCGTACCACCTCTTCATCCTCACGACAAATGTCCCGGGCGCGGAGACGAACCAGTATGGCACCGCCCTCGTCCTCCTCATCCTCGTCGTCGGGATCTATGCCGCCGCTATCGCCCTGAGAAATCACTACCAGAAGAATGTCAGATGGTAACATGACAGAGACTGCAATCCTCTCGGCCAGACATCTCAACCTCTACTACGGGGAGAGTCATGCCCTGAAAGAGATCACGATCGATATCGCACCGAACAGGGTGACAGCCCTCATCGGCCCGTCGGGGTGCGGGAAGTCTTCCCTCCTCCGCTGTTTCAACCGGATGAACGACCTGGTCGAGAATGTCAGGACCGAGGGGGAGATCCTCTTCGCAGGCGAGGATATCTCCGTCCCTACGGCCGACGTCGTCGCGATCAGGAAGAGGATCGGGATGGTCTTCCAGAAACCGAACCCCTTCCCGAAGTCGATCTACGAAAATGTCGCATATGGCCCGAGGGTCCACGGCATCAGGGACACGAAGGCCCTCGACGCGATCGTGGAGAAGAGTCTGCGCGACGCCGCCCTCTGGGAGGAGGTGAAGGACCGCCTCCACTCCTCGGCCCTCGGCCTCTCCGGGGGGCAGCAACAGCGCCTCTGCATCGCCCGCACCCTTGCGGTCGAGCCCGAGGTGATCCTGATGGACGAACCCTGCTCGGCCCTCGACCCGATCGCCACGGCAAAGATTGAGGCCCTGATCGAGGATTTAAAGACGCGCTACACCGTGATCATCGTCACGCACAGCATGCAGCAGGCGGCGCGAGCAAGCGACTTCACCGGATTTATGTACCTCGGCGAACTCGTGGAGTTCGGCGAGACGACCCAGATCTTCGAGGCCCCGAAGAACAGACTGACAGAGAACTATGTGACCGGCCGTTTCGGATAGGTGAAAGGATGAGCGAGAAGTTTCATGACGAACTGAAGGCCCTGAGAGGGGAGTTCATCGAATACGGAGAGTTTGCAGCGGACATGCTGAAGGACGCCTTCAGGGCGCTGAAGGACGGGGACACGGACCTTGCAGAGTCGGTTCTCCAGCGAAAAACACACCTTGCAGAACTCTCCGACCATTTCGACGAGCGCCTGCTCACTCTCATCGCCCTGTATCAACCGATGGCGAAAGATCTCCGGGTGATCGCCTGCACTCTCAAGATGAACGATGCCCTCTTTCGCATCGGGCGGTACGGCAAGGACATCGCCATGCTCGTCCCCGAGTTCGCCGCATCCGGCCACCTCGGGCGGATGCTCAACCTCCCGTACATGGCGGAGATGGTCTTTTCGATGGTCGACGATACCCTCCGCGCCTATGAACAGAGGGACATCGCACCCATCGCCACCTTCTCCGAGAGGGACGACTGCGTGGACGACCTCAGGTACTCGGTCTTCAGGGAGGGGGTTACCTACATGATGGAGAACCCGAAGAACATCGAGCGGTGCATGGACTATGTGATGGTGGCACGGTATCTCGAAAGGTGCGGCGACCACTGCTGCACGATGGCCGAGAAGGTCCATTACATGGTCACGGGGGAGAGGATTGAGATCCGGTGAGAGGGGGGGGGATCTGCCGGGGGGCTGCCGCCCCCCAGACCCCCTGCAATTAGGATAGGGGGTGGATGGCAGTTTTCTCTTCAAAATGCAGGATTAGATCATTTGAATTCCAATCCAGATAGTTCCAGGGGACTATCTCGAAGACTTTGTCTTCTCGACTCTCTACGATCGTCCACACTCTGGATAGACAGGGATATAGGAATATTCTCTCAGAGTGTTCACATCGCTCTTCTCCTGTCCTATCCTAACTTCGGGGGTCCGGGGGCAAAAGTCCCCCGGCTCAGATTGAGAGGAAGGCGAAGGATCGGCGCATTTTCTCCTGAAATCAGGAGGATACATCAATCCCGATCATGACGCCCTCCCTGAACCGATGCGATGCCTTTATCTTACCCCCGGCAGAGGAGGTATTCGGAGGAAATGATATGCCGGAATTTGGTAACCCGTTTTCAGGCACCGCATACGGCCGGAAGATGACCGATGCAGAACTCGTCCGCGCGGTCCGCTTCATGGTCGCGGCAGAGTACGAGGCGACGCAACTCTACCAGCAGCTTGCAGAGTCCACGGACAACACACTCGCACAGGCGGTCCTCCTCGACATCGCCGAGGAGGAGATCGTCCATGCGGGAGAGTTTCTCCGTCTCCTGAAGGAACTCTCGCCCGAGGAGGAGGGGTATTACGCAAAAGGGACAAAAGAGGTCGAGGAGATGATCGAGAAGATCAGGAAATGACCGTCTCGTCTCCCTTTTTTCCTGTCGGGGTGTAGTGTTCGACCTCCCCGAAGACCTGCAGTTTGCCGTTCGCCAGGACGGAGACCGCACCGTGGCCGCCGCAGATGATACAGCGCTTTCCCTGCGCGGTGAGGTCGCGGTCCACCGCGGCCGCAAGGTCGAGGAGGGCGTGCCTCTCCTCCCTGGCCCGGCCCGAGTCCACGTTCACCGAGGTGACAAGGAAGTCGGCGAGGGAGTTGTAGACCTTCCTCGCCTCGGTGAGACTGCCGAAGTTGATCACCGTGTCGCTCGTGAGGAGGATGCCCTCCTCGGGACAGAAAAGGTAGACCAGACCGTGGACGTGGCCGCCAAGGCTTTCCAGCACCTCGAAGGTCCGGCCGCCGAAGGTGAACCGATCGAGGACCGGGAAGATCCCCCGTACCTCGCCTGTCGGGCCGCCGAAGAGGGTGAAGTTCTTCGGCGGGCTGAACCGCGAGAAGAGGTTGATCATCGTCGTATAGACGGTCTCCAGGACCGAACCCTCGGCAGGAGAGCCATAGGCGCGATCGGAGGTCTCGATCTCGGCCAGGGTGCCGGGGTGCATGTACGCCGGGGCGTCGTAGAAGCCGCCCGCACCGCAGTGGTCGGCGTCGGCATGGGTGATCACCACCCGCGTCAGTTTCGTGCCGTCGCCGATGCCATAGTGCCTGAACATCGCGAGGACGTCGGGGTAGTAGATGCCGTACCCGGTGTCGACCATCATGGTCTCGTCGGGGGTCTCGAAGACGTAGATGCTGCCCCCGCCGGGGAGCTGGAAGCAGAAGAGTTCCATATCCTGGGTCACCCTGACCCGCTGGACGTCGGCGTAGAAGCCCTCGCCGCAGGTCCGGTTCAGGCTCTCGCCGGTCTGGAGAACGCTCGCGAAGACCTGACGCGGGTCGGCGCCGCGGGCGGCGAGGTCCTGGGCGATGTGGTTCATGTCGCCGAGGAGGCGGAGGAGGAAGTCGTCCCCGGCCTGACCGGTCAGCCGCCGCAGACGCTGGGCGAACCAGATGTAGAAGACGGTCTCGTCGAGGGTGTCGCCGGTCTGGTCGTATTCCAGGATCTCGATCGGGTAGTGCGACTTCAGGCTGTTGAGGAGGGCGTCGACCTTCCCGCTCTCCTCCAGGCTGAGGGCGAGGGTCAGGCGGTCGGGATGACTCCCCGTGTCGTCGAAGTCGACGTGCGCGATATTGGCGCCGACGGTCGTCGTCAGGTCAAGGAACGCGGAGAGTGCGCCGGGGACATGGGGAAGGGTGACGTGGATTCGCAGGAAACTCAAGCCCGGTAGATGGGTCTGGAGATAGCCGATGGCGGCGAGTTCGTTCCTGATGGCGACATGCGCCCCGGGATATGCCGTTACCTCAAGAAAAACGGTGGACGGGTCGATACACCTGCTGTACTGGATGCGGTTGATGTTCCCGCCGTGCCGCATGATGATCCCGGCCGCCCGGTGAAGGGCGCCGGGGCGGTCGAGCATGCGGGCGACGAAGGAGATCTTCTCTTTCTGGGCCTCCATATCTGAATATCAATGGGAGAAGCGCGGCAATAAATGTCGGTGGTCCTCAGGACGGGACGAGGACATAGACGGCAAAACCCATGTACTCCCGCCCGTAGGCGGCGTACTCGTCCTGGATACGGTAGAGGTACTCGCGCACTTCGTCGGCGTCCGTGTCGTCGGGGTTGTCGCGCAGCCAGGCAAGGAGTCCCTGCCAGTTTCCCGACTCGTAGGCGTCCCAGTCGTCTGGCGACGCCCGGAAGATGGACGCGACATCGAAGCCCGCGTCCCGTGCCGCCTGAAAGATCTCGTACTCAGTGAGGACGTCGCGCCACTCCCGGGCAAACTCGGGCGGGACGTTGTCCCGCACCCAGTACCGCTCGCCGATGACGATCCTGCCGTCGGGCTCGAGCCATGCGCTCATCGCCTCGATTGCACCGGCAAAACCGCCCCAGATGTGGGAGGAACCGATGCAGGCCGCACAGTCGTACTGGCGGTCGGGCGTCTCGTCCAGGACGTCGGCACGGTCGATCCCGATCCGCGGGGAGAGGCCCTCCTTTGCGAGGAGGGCCGCGGCCCGCCGGCAGGCGTCTTCCCTGATGTCGAGGCCGCGTCCGGCGATCCCGAACCTCTTCCCCCAGAGGGCGAGGATCGTCCCGTACCCGCAACCGAATTCCACAACCCGGTCATCGGCAGAGAGGCCGGCCACCTCACCGGCACGGACCACCTTTTCCGGTGTCGTGGGGTTCATGATGGCCAGGCCGCTCGTCGAGATCGAGATGAGATCAAAATATTCCACCCTGAAACGTGGATGGTCCCGGAATATAGGGCCATCGCAGGGTGCGTGAAAGGGGGTATGTGAGATGGGCAGGTGTGCCTGCCCGTACTGTTCAGAGCCGGTTGGACTTGGTGCTCTTCTTCACCGGCGCAGTTTCTGTTTTGGCATCCGCGTCCTTCTTACCCCTGGACGAGGAGCGCTTCTGGGTCTCATAGGTCATTGAGGACTCACCTCCTATCCTGATCAGATATTCTCAGATCTGTCATGCGAGGGATAAAGGTTGTCTGGCGCAACGGAAGATCCTCCATGCGAACCGTATTCCATGGGCATTCCAGAGGGTTTTGCGCGGGGCGCGCCGGAGGGGATCGGGAGGATCAGGAGGAGGGCAAAAATAAGGAAGAGGGGGCATCGCCCTGTGCCGGTATGAACGTGGTGCCTGCATGTCAGAATGTGGAGGGCCATCCGGGACACGGCCCGGGTCAAATACGCCCGGATATGCCCCGGATCCGGGGACCACACCACCCATTCGGAACCATATCGGGAAGATCCCGAGATCCGGCCATACCGGGGGCCCTGGGCAAAACAGGATGAAATCCGGCAGGACTCAACGCCCCCAGGCCGCCGGTATGATTGCAGGTAATGTCCTCCCCTTCCCGGCCCTCCCGTGTGCCGGGGAGAGGGAGGGATAAGGGCTGGAAATCGTCCGGATCCGGGCTCGTGAGAACCCTCACACTGAGGTTGATATCGGCATTCCAGAGCGGGAATTCTACAATGCCCTCTCCAGGAAGCGATCACTCTACGCGAGGGTTTCTCCAGGTCCTGAACTTAAAGGTCGATCCCGCGCTCTCTCAGTTCCTTCGTCTTCTTCTCGGAGCAGGCCTCGCACCTGAACTCGGGGGCGCTGTCGTCGGTCCTGTCGTAGTTGGAGGTCATGACAAGGCGGTATCCGCGGCAGACCTTTCCGCAGTCCACGCACCTGATATTCTCCTTCACCTCCCACTGGGCGGCAAGGGCCTTCGAGGTGAAGATGAAGCGGTCCACCCAGAAGAAGATGAGGCCGCCGATGAAGTTGGCGATGATGGTGGCGGTGATGGGGTCCATCGTGGAGAGGAGGATCAGCACGCCGGCAAGGAGTGGGGTCGAGAGTTGCCACCTGATGAGGTAGAGCCCGTAACGCTTGAAATTGACGTCCATATGTCTGTATAAATTCAGAATTGCGGATAATAAACCTGAGTATGAGGACAGGGGAAGAACCTTCATCTCCCTTGCCATGCCACCTGATCAGATATGGCAGATGCAGAGGCAGAAGAGGGCGCATCCACCTCTTCTATAGTGTCGTCGGTGAGACTGCATGATAGCGCCGAAGGCGCGGATATCGAAGGACAGATCCACCCCCCCGATATCGTCGTCGGAGAGACGGCAGGGCGGGGCCGCGGCGTCTTCGCCGCCAGGGACTTCCTCCCCGGCGAGGTGATCGAGGTCTGCCCGGTGATCGTCTCGGCAGGCGCGGGGGACGAGGGCCTCATCGAGCGGACGAACTTCTTCAACTACTACTTCGGGTGGGGAGAGGATGAGAGGGCCTGCGCGATCGCCCTCGGCTACGGCTCGCTGTACAACCACTCATACCACCCGAACGCCGACCACCGCCGGGACTTCGAGGGCGGCACGATCACGGTCGCGGCCTGCCGGCGCATCAGGGCGGGCGAGGAGATCACCATCAATTATACCGGTCCGGTGGACTGCCGGGACCCGGTCTGGTTCGACGTCGTGGGAGAAGAATAGAAAGAGACGGGGCAGGGTTTTAGAGGACCTCTGCCTTCGTGATCCTGACCTCAGGGGTGGGCCGGTCCTGCCGGTCGGTCCTCCCATTGCCGATGGCGTCGACGACCTCCATTCCCTCAATAACCTTGCCGAAGACCGGGTGCATGCGGTCGAGGTAGTTGTTGTCCACCAGGTTGATGAAGAACTGGCTTCCCCCGGTGTTCGGGCCGGCATTCGCCATCGAGATGGTGCCGCGGGCGTTTTTGTTCGAGGGCGTGAACTCGTCGGGGATCGTGTAGCCCGGCCCGCCCATGCCGGTGCCTGTCGGGTCGCCGCCCTGGATCATGAAGTTGGGGATGACGCGGTGGAAGATGACGCCGTCGTAGAACCCTTCCTTCACCAGTTTTTCAAAGTTGCCGGCGGTGACCGGCATGTCGCCGTAGAGTTGGATGGTGATGTCGCCCGCCGTCGTGTGGAGGACGACCTTCGCTCCGTCTGGATGGTCAACCATGATCTTTCCTCCCTCTCTGGTGGCGCGGACAACCATAAGAGTTCTCCCGGTTGGACACCATGGGGGATCATGGCAGGGAAGGAGGAGAGGCGGGCCGCGGAGCACGAGGAAATGGTCGCCGCGTTCCTGAAAAACCTCGCCCACGAGAGGCCGGAATACCGCTGGGGAGCGGCGGACGCCCTCGGGAGGCTCGGCGACCCCGACCCGCGGGTGCGGAAGAAGGCGGCATGGGCCCTCGGGCAACTCGGGGACATGCGGGGGCAGAGGCCCCTCCTTGCGGCGATGCGGGACGGCGACGAGGACGTCAGGGAGATCGCGGAGGAGGCGTATGAGATATTGAAGAGGAAGGTCTTCGGCGGGGGGTGAGCCGAACATCCAGGATCAGGGTGACAGTCCCCCGGCCGCGAATGTTGCTCACCGGCACCCGTCCACTTCCCACCAGAATTTCACCCGCGTCATCATCCCCGCCTGCAGGAAGCCGTCCCCGTTTTTCGAGAGGGTCGCGGAGAGGTACTCCCTGAGGATCTCCTCCTGATCCGGAGACGTTATCTGGCACTGATCCCCGAACTCGGCAACTGCTGCTTCGAAATCCGGAAACTTGCGGGCATGCTCCCTCCGTATCGTCTCGACGTTCGGGTAGATCCCCATTGAATAGAGGACATTGAAGAGGACATCGGCCTTGGGGCCAAAGCAGAACTCCTTTCCGTGCAGCGCCGGCCAGAGGTCGACCATCACCTGCTCCCAGGCCGTCGGCCCGGCAAACCAGAAGAGGTAGACCCATCGCGAGGACGCTTCGCACATCGCCTCGATCGCGGCCCGGATATCCGGCATCCCGAGCGAGTACGAGGCGACGACAATGTCGTACCTCCCCCTGAGATCGACAGAGGGATCGATCTCCTCCCAGCGTTTCCGCACGATCTCAAGGTTCGACACACCCTCTTCTGCAGCGTATCCGGCCATCACATCGGCCATTCCCGCCGAGGGTTCGACGGCGGTCACATGGGCGACGCGGCACGCAAGGGGAACGGCGAGCGTGCCGGGTCCGGCGCCGATGTCCAGCACCGTCGATCCGGCCTCGATCGGAAAGCTGTCGATGATGTGGCGGGTCCGCTCGGGTTTCTCCCGCAGTTGAGCGAGAAATGCTCGAGCTTTCTCGCGCGAAGTCCATGTGGAGGCGCACTCCCTGCTCCCCTGGCACGCCGCATTCTCATTGTACAATTCCTTCCAGACGGCGTTCCAGTCTATGTTGTATGCCATCGACATTCTCCATGTTTTTGATAGGGTGCTTCCCTTCGGCATATCCTCTTCGATCTTCCGTGAATCTCTGATCTTCGGCGTTCGTCCGCCCAAATATCTCTGGAGGGAAGAACGAGAGAGACACATCGATCGGGGAGCGTGCAAACCATGAAAATCATCAGGGGTGGTTTTCAAAGAACCGCCTGAATATTCGTTTCATCAGTGATTCTACACAGCCGATTTTTGGTATATGGTCATTATCTACTTTTGGATATCCATCCCGATATTTCCGGAAAGGAAGTCTGTACCCTGCCCCTGCGGCCGATACCGGCACCAGTTCCGCACGCGCCTCTCCGGCGTTTCATCCGGCACAACCTGCTCTTTTTTCGAGGTCATCCCAAAACTGATCCGAACCTTCATGCACGCCGATGAAAGGACTCACATTCGGTTCTGAAAAATTCTGTTCTGAATTCTGTTCTGGCGTCTTGTCCGGGGGGTTTCACCCCCCGATCGCCCCCCATCATTGCGATAGGGAGTGGATGGCAATCTCCTTCATCAGGATCTCTCTTCCCCGACCCTATCCTGTTTCGGGGGTCAGGGGGCGTCAGTCCCCCGGTAGAGATCTGGGGGAAGGCGGTGGTTTCGCACGATTCTTCAGGGAATTCAGGAAGATATCGACCAGATCAGGATATTCTCTCCCGATCCCTGCATGCAGAGATGGGGGGAATGAACGAGAGTTCTGGGATATGTTCTTCAAGAATCCGATCCCGGCCGCTATCTTTCCCTCAAAAAAACACCTTAATAGATACACGGCCGATCTCATACGGAATGACCGAGGAGAAGATGACCCCTGCCATGCGGCAGTTCTATGCGATGAAGGAGGAACATCCTGACTGTGTCATTTTTTTCCGCATGGGGGACTTTTACGAGACATTCGGTCATGACGCCGAGATCGTCTCCCGCGAACTCGACATCGTGCTCACCTCGCGGGGCAAGGACAGAGAGGGGGAGAAGATGCCCCTCGCCGGCGTGCCCTATCATGCGGCAGACACCTACGTCTCCCGCCTCGTTGCGAAGGGCTACAGGGTTGCCGTCTGCGAGCAACTCGAAGACCCGAAGAAGGCGAAGGGGATCGTGAAGAGGGGTGTCGTCCGGGTGATCACCCCCGGCACAGTCATCGACGCCTCCATGATCGCCTCGCCGGGGGCGCGGTACCTGATGTCCCTCTGCCCGGACGGTGCGGATTTCGGCATCGCCTTCCTGGACATCTCCACAGGCGAGTTCTTCGTCGAGGAGTGCGGGGACGGTGGCGAGGTCGTCTCCGAGGTGGAGAGGTACAGGCCGCAGGAGTGCATCGTCCCCGGCCCCCTCCCCTGCGGCCTCGGCGAGCGTTTCTCCGCGCAGGGCGTCCTGGTCACCCCCTACGAGGAGGGGGCGTTCTCGGGTGTGCGGGCGCGGCAGGTGCTCCTCGACCGCTTCGGCACCGTCTCTCTCGAAGGTTTCGGGTGCGAGGGGATGGAGGCCGCGGTGCGGGCCGCCGGCGCCGCCCTCAGGTACGCCACCGAGACGCAGTTCTCCGACCTCTCCCATATCACCGGCCTCTCGGTGCGGTCCACCGCCGAGAGGATGTCCCTGGATGCGATCACCCTCAGGAACCTGGAGATCACCGAGACGATCCGGGGCGAGGGGAAGGAGGGGACGCTCCTCCATGTCCTGGACAGGACGCGGACCTCGATGGGGAGCAGGACGATCCGGGCGTACCTGGTCAACCCCCTCCTCGACAGGGCCGGGATCGACGCACGCCTCGACGCCGTCGAGTATTTCGTCGGGAACACCCCGGCACGGGAGACCTTCCAGGACCTCCTCCGCGGCTGTGCCGACATCGAGAGGATCGCGGGCAGGATCGCCTACGGCAATGCCACGCCCCGCGACCTCGTCACCCTCAGGGCGTCCTTCGAGACCGTGCCCGAGATAAGGGAGGCCCTGCAGGGCGACCTGCCGGCGCGGGTCAGGGAGGCGGTCGACCAGATCTCCGACTTCCCCGCGGTCAGGGACCTCGTCTCCCGCGCGGTCGTCGACGACCCGCCGGCGAACCTCAAGGGCGGCGGCGTGATCAGGGAGGGCTACAGCCCCGAACTCGACGAACTGAAGGGTCTCTCCGGGTCGGGGAAGGACTGGATCGCGGAGTACCAGCAGAAGGAGAGGGAGAGGACAGGGATCAAGTCCCTGAAGGTGCGCTACAACCGGGTCTTCGGCTACTATATCGAGGTGACGAAGCCGAACCTGGCCCTCGTGCCCGACGACTATGACCGGAAGCAGACGACCGCAAATGGCGAGAGGTTCACCACCCCGGACCTGCGGGAGAAGGAGATGCTCATCACCAATGCCGAGGAGCGCCTCCTCTCCCTGGAGGCTGAACTCTTCGCGGACCTCGTCGCCACCCTCGCCGCCTCCGTCCCCGGATTTCAGGAGACCGCCCGGGCGATCGGCGTCCTCGACGTCTATGCGGCCCTCGCCGCGGTCGCACAGAGGAACGACTACACGCGGCCGGTTCTCGACGACTCTGTCAGGACCGCGGTCCGGGCCGGGCGCCACCCTGTCGTCGAGGAGATGGTGCCGGGCTCATTTGTCCCGAACGACACCCTCCTCGACGGCGGCGGCGACCAGGTCCTCATCATCACCGGCGCGAACATGGCCGGCAAATCGACGTACATGCGTGCCGTCGCCCTCATCCAGGTGATGGCCCAGATCGGGAGTTTCGTCCCGGCCGCCCACGCCTCCCTCGGCATCGTCGACAGGGTCTTCACCCGCGTCGGGGCCTCCGACGACCTGTCGAGCGGGCGGAGCACCTTCATGGTCGAGATGCAGGAACTCGCGAACATCCTGAACAATGTCACCGAAAGGAGCCTCGTCGTGCTGGACGAGATCGGGCGGGGGACGAGCACCATCGACGGCTACTCCATCGCAAGGGCCGTCATCGAGTTCCTCCACGGCACGGGAAAGACCGGGCCGCGGACCCTCTTCGCCACCCACTTCCACCAGCTCATCGACGTGGAGGCCGACCTGAAGAGGGTGAAGAACTACCACTTTGCGGTGAAGGAGACGGCCGGGGAGATCGTCTTCCTGCGGACGATCATCCCGGGCGCCACAGACAGGAGTTACGGCATCCATGTGGCGCGGCTTGCCGGCGTGCCGCGGGCGGTGACGCAGAGGGCCGAGAAGATCCTGAAGGCGACCGAGGAGGAGGTCGCGTCGGGCGGGCCGAGACAGAGGAAGTTCACCCAGATGCTCCTCTTCCCGTCCTCTGAGGCGCGGGCGGATCCCGACCCTGCGGTGGAGGCCCTGAAGAAGATCGACCCCGACGCCCTGACGCCCCGGGAGGCCCTCGACGCACTCTATGAACTGAAGGCTCTCGCCGGGAAGGAGGGGTCGCCATGACCGGACCTGTCATCCACGTCCTCGACGAGAGGACGGTCAACCAGATCGCCGCCGGCGAGGTCGTCGAGAGGCCGGCGTCGGTCGTCAAGGAACTCGTGGAGAACGCCATCGACGCCGGCGCCGACCTCATCAGGGTAGAGGTGACGACAGACCGCACCCATGTCACCGTGATCAGGGTGCAGGACAACGGCGTCGGGATGGACCGCGCCGACGCGGCCCTCGCCTTCAGGGAGCACGCCACGAGCAAGATCGCACGGATCGACGACCTCGACCGCGTCGCCACCATGGGCTTCAGGGGCGAGGCGCTGGCGAGCATCGCCTCGGTCGCCGACGTCACCCTGGTCACCCGGCCGAAGGGGGGCGAGGTCATCGCCGGGACGAAGGTCAGGATCAGGGGCGGCGGTGCGCCCGAGGTCGCGGAGGTCGGCGCACCCGAGGGGACGACTCTGGAGGTCCGCGACCTCTTCTTCAACACGCCGGCCCGCCGGAAGTTCCTCAAGTCCCTCCACACCGAACTCGCGCATATCCACGGGGTCGTCGAGAGGACCGCACTCGCCCACCCTGAGGTCTCCTTCCGCCTCGTCCACAACGGGAGGGAGCGGGTCGCCACCCACAGGACGACCGACCTGCGGGAGACGGCGGCCTCCCTCTTCGGGACAGACCTCCACACAGACCTCATCCCCCTCGCATTCGAGGCCTCCCCGGTGAAGGTCGGGGGCTACATCTCACGCCCGGCGCACTCCCGTGCCGACCTGTACCAGGTCTTCCTCTCGATCAATGCCCGCCCGATCTCGTCGCCCGCGATCGTGCGGGCGCTCAAGGAGGGCTACGGCACCCTCCTCCCTGCCGACCGCTACCCTGTCGCCTTCGTCACCCTGACCGTCGACCCGGCCCAGGTGGA
This window of the Methanofollis ethanolicus genome carries:
- a CDS encoding HEAT repeat domain-containing protein, which gives rise to MAGKEERRAAEHEEMVAAFLKNLAHERPEYRWGAADALGRLGDPDPRVRKKAAWALGQLGDMRGQRPLLAAMRDGDEDVREIAEEAYEILKRKVFGGG
- a CDS encoding SET domain-containing protein, with protein sequence MADAEAEEGASTSSIVSSVRLHDSAEGADIEGQIHPPDIVVGETAGRGRGVFAARDFLPGEVIEVCPVIVSAGAGDEGLIERTNFFNYYFGWGEDERACAIALGYGSLYNHSYHPNADHRRDFEGGTITVAACRRIRAGEEITINYTGPVDCRDPVWFDVVGEE
- the pstB gene encoding phosphate ABC transporter ATP-binding protein PstB, with amino-acid sequence MTETAILSARHLNLYYGESHALKEITIDIAPNRVTALIGPSGCGKSSLLRCFNRMNDLVENVRTEGEILFAGEDISVPTADVVAIRKRIGMVFQKPNPFPKSIYENVAYGPRVHGIRDTKALDAIVEKSLRDAALWEEVKDRLHSSALGLSGGQQQRLCIARTLAVEPEVILMDEPCSALDPIATAKIEALIEDLKTRYTVIIVTHSMQQAARASDFTGFMYLGELVEFGETTQIFEAPKNRLTENYVTGRFG
- a CDS encoding MBL fold metallo-hydrolase, yielding MEAQKEKISFVARMLDRPGALHRAAGIIMRHGGNINRIQYSRCIDPSTVFLEVTAYPGAHVAIRNELAAIGYLQTHLPGLSFLRIHVTLPHVPGALSAFLDLTTTVGANIAHVDFDDTGSHPDRLTLALSLEESGKVDALLNSLKSHYPIEILEYDQTGDTLDETVFYIWFAQRLRRLTGQAGDDFLLRLLGDMNHIAQDLAARGADPRQVFASVLQTGESLNRTCGEGFYADVQRVRVTQDMELFCFQLPGGGSIYVFETPDETMMVDTGYGIYYPDVLAMFRHYGIGDGTKLTRVVITHADADHCGAGGFYDAPAYMHPGTLAEIETSDRAYGSPAEGSVLETVYTTMINLFSRFSPPKNFTLFGGPTGEVRGIFPVLDRFTFGGRTFEVLESLGGHVHGLVYLFCPEEGILLTSDTVINFGSLTEARKVYNSLADFLVTSVNVDSGRAREERHALLDLAAAVDRDLTAQGKRCIICGGHGAVSVLANGKLQVFGEVEHYTPTGKKGDETVIS
- a CDS encoding ferritin family protein — translated: MPEFGNPFSGTAYGRKMTDAELVRAVRFMVAAEYEATQLYQQLAESTDNTLAQAVLLDIAEEEIVHAGEFLRLLKELSPEEEGYYAKGTKEVEEMIEKIRK
- a CDS encoding class I SAM-dependent methyltransferase codes for the protein MAYNIDWNAVWKELYNENAACQGSRECASTWTSREKARAFLAQLREKPERTRHIIDSFPIEAGSTVLDIGAGPGTLAVPLACRVAHVTAVEPSAGMADVMAGYAAEEGVSNLEIVRKRWEEIDPSVDLRGRYDIVVASYSLGMPDIRAAIEAMCEASSRWVYLFWFAGPTAWEQVMVDLWPALHGKEFCFGPKADVLFNVLYSMGIYPNVETIRREHARKFPDFEAAVAEFGDQCQITSPDQEEILREYLSATLSKNGDGFLQAGMMTRVKFWWEVDGCR
- the phoU gene encoding phosphate signaling complex protein PhoU; this translates as MSEKFHDELKALRGEFIEYGEFAADMLKDAFRALKDGDTDLAESVLQRKTHLAELSDHFDERLLTLIALYQPMAKDLRVIACTLKMNDALFRIGRYGKDIAMLVPEFAASGHLGRMLNLPYMAEMVFSMVDDTLRAYEQRDIAPIATFSERDDCVDDLRYSVFREGVTYMMENPKNIERCMDYVMVARYLERCGDHCCTMAEKVHYMVTGERIEIR
- a CDS encoding peptidylprolyl isomerase; translation: MVDHPDGAKVVLHTTAGDITIQLYGDMPVTAGNFEKLVKEGFYDGVIFHRVIPNFMIQGGDPTGTGMGGPGYTIPDEFTPSNKNARGTISMANAGPNTGGSQFFINLVDNNYLDRMHPVFGKVIEGMEVVDAIGNGRTDRQDRPTPEVRITKAEVL
- a CDS encoding SAM-dependent methyltransferase — its product is MEYFDLISISTSGLAIMNPTTPEKVVRAGEVAGLSADDRVVEFGCGYGTILALWGKRFGIAGRGLDIREDACRRAAALLAKEGLSPRIGIDRADVLDETPDRQYDCAACIGSSHIWGGFAGAIEAMSAWLEPDGRIVIGERYWVRDNVPPEFAREWRDVLTEYEIFQAARDAGFDVASIFRASPDDWDAYESGNWQGLLAWLRDNPDDTDADEVREYLYRIQDEYAAYGREYMGFAVYVLVPS